One Dreissena polymorpha isolate Duluth1 chromosome 9, UMN_Dpol_1.0, whole genome shotgun sequence genomic window carries:
- the LOC127844033 gene encoding zinc finger protein 142-like, with amino-acid sequence MSDGPCKPDEEVSLTEGGIQRAGRARICKQCKFTTRDVRAFSNHRLHAHAEENSEDNCKTVTRKNSLRRKSSAACEKIASMEEQMEVTSEDRSASAANAVDTYPKSENITKLEQTTDMTSDQISPELLSSLALAPRKSFGSEKSKNNTMDKVNRHFEEALTDSRDDEHDDEDRLVIADGSDNEADSPDDHVPSRSGNIQNRNYLCENCDFTSNSAKAYLRHHVDVHNSGIVIYECDICDYATKYKQKLPRHRKLHFSGKDGPDESDLENKFAEGELKGTAENNGMTSINMELMNGEEDMDDGIEADEDDEEEMVALSAHDGHNLTAGSTPMEAKKKRIRQEVDPLKYYEVMDEVGVKYACSKCGNVYKWRKSLNKHWKEKHCGEIPDLTKPPATLQNYTLYCRYKTKFGGPPPAAPNVVYGAATASPANQMKAHRATPTSNHSESGRVKDEPQIHQTPTLSNVVMPRQIGPFIAGTTVNSGPLFSPVNRSNHTNHMTPRSRAADSHHEMRHVVNSMQVQSGGNQSQKQFMPHEVFQQQKLLPKPMQQNQQSEPLDFSKKSSEASGKSEPSWPDTNSESDSLTEMPISLMVSQANSQIAAAMKHGQEMNDSIEASTLRCGKCNYIAKTLADYSSHMALHLNKRAFKCAECGSHFTGIDELNKHFMDYHSEKIQEHKEAIQKIPHGLQQTYHLLKMPLDSISGLSSQELMSNEPKQLKCSMCSFVAKWPAELQKHAVSHSEERPFVCMVCGSTYKWKWDLVKHFEKSHSTLPNPYKRREGGGVMASNSPATPPPDMIAMGKSQANLMDMSAMSSNYNDEEVYSAGNKRRLSESESWDAEHYLREYLERQARDRKEMGQLELHSHLLMQARGAFSDPVKRVKVENHDIEDYDNQTPKRIVHEALKERLNSGNIKHEELTPSKDKLSDKKDAKGEVVLPYKCTVCEYRARWPSEISQHMKNHSTEKPYHCPRCSYKSKWKWDVVKHLRRCGGGTVHDVIDTTKMKKMAPPNIMVLPMGHSGQQNGSQTLNQPKASLSQSVFPGGQRYSSLSPAMNLPMSTVSKSLANNFNILSGNKDHQEAMDVSSDPAKQPVFRSLVNQGFHHCLECQFIGNSPTELKRHSLLHSENKPFNCNDCGYSTRWKCDLKKHIKNYGHQNTSITLDDDEDGGDEENENDNSMEQFTELSEDSDEDQSTLYMCPQCPYNSYKKKAYDLHLKIHGGWSNAVDEVSETSSPLKESKYKCSKCDYHGNDLSSFLHHKRSHNFEEVSNGRSQDSPVPSEVSSRTLHLKHRRKPVKQFKCDRCPYVCFKKSALHVHDAMHIPRGTDTFLCMFCDYNVFSKTLLLQHMRLHPDYNPAECSEADSKITSVELEEIERLEEAEINSDDSRSLEENNNDGEASDRVLDFSCPNSSRTTTPVNGPVEQSVKQQVSPTNNNSLIGNMNNNEKTSPSSGMNLPCEWCSATFPNVVALYHHSRSLHPNQLKAQEAGDIAARQAPSKGMQLEQIVRERQKEYQVYHHQVTSLSPSIVLPFQHAPSTSNAQSLLNKLVPLAPKPSSFQQSPGQQTSPQSLQLDQSERARKSITQQKKSRSFQCTKCTFTAPNAVTYLRHIERHGSNCKHTCLFCDYSIDRLNLLYQHMKGTHGAQWAGSPEEKISHVVLGEDSNNNLIDEMNDEQAEDMIGESLDMDVEGNDAERGVLFAYQEKGIVPKLVLLEESVWRGIPLSICSLEGKRHFKCPKCMYINANAANTANHFQQHGQNRRFRCHQCDYSVDNPKTMQHHLESIHPKEPNYTLVKSAKKPEAVAAPALHSCPKCPYKTTEKVKLAIHMERHSGTGRFDCQLCDYKVDQYGHLRQHARLHKKAITSLVSADEAMFTTERSFEDQEFAKRWNDNNPVDQLNRSDSRVCFKCSQCPFFTFKKEKILKHRLCHISKGPYACQDCSFSTNFTNDLEEHVQYHSTLQAPSDQALEFVLDPFSELYKVLEKFPDDLKADNCMENLEEDYTMDIDNDMEDDEEAALMEEELRDTVGGALDMDVRDRNGEVGFDSEIQFRNYKCQDCPYSSNSNAEYSKHLKLHGCDKKFKCDFCSYSLDRVNLISQHRKLHFQEKSFESTPLIAKLLNKNHEEYESLLAKIGNEIAHPPAETGSKVCDEFLEMYLSQNVGDDKGRYLCNKCPYRCQALKSFRCHIQWHGINRKYRCDYCDWSADRLNLLIQHRRVHSGEKGFIAAPGEIEFLNRDFVLDGDSNDVTVGMALVEYQDIPLSPYDPKTSPKKNAFGQKIYYCKMCPFKSENTNTFSFHKKLHCIQAKYSCSECSYSINNITSLKEHIKLHKKEREQILASLTEGGTKHKCPKCPYSSTNKNMLVNHMSMHGAGRKHECKDCDFGTDTQALLTLHIKVHKDGYSESDVIEEMELLVKRSPDVIGPQLYMSTANSLDLDSDFSDGSDSDHKCEKCPYSTPSKDELGSHNQHHEMKDKHTCMYCTFSCFDEDELVQHVQVHFPSTSVDKEMLRSLKRQYHKRNLSKALNDGNFTTSKDGEPDSTTVTDAAKSEVEAVDKTLNDHADTKQVEKTKVYVCQYCEREYDDKANMIQHEKQHLVGSKF; translated from the coding sequence ATGTCTGATGGTCCCTGCAAGCCAGATGAGGAGGTCTCCCTAACTGAAGGGGGCATTCAGCGAGCTGGCCGAGCAAGAATCTGCAAACAGTGCAAGTTCACCACACGTGACGTCAGGGCATTCTCCAATCATCGTCTCCATGCGCATGCAGAGGAAAATAGTGAGGATAATTGCAAAACAGTGACGCGAAAGAATAGTTTGAGAAGAAAATCCTCAGCTGCTTGTGAGAAGATTGCATCAATGGAAGAACAAATGGAGGTTACCAGTGAAGATCGTTCAGCAAGCGCTGCCAATGCAGTAGACACATATCCTAAAAGTGAAAACATTACCAAACTTGAACAAACAACAGACATGACCAGTGACCAGATTTCTCCAGAGTTGTTAAGCAGCTTGGCACTAGCGCCTCGAAAATCTTTTGGCTCTGAGAAATCAAAAAACAACACAATGGACAAAGTCAACAGACATTTTGAAGAAGCCCTTACGGATAGCAGAGATGATGAGCACGACGATGAAGATCGTCTTGTGATTGCTGATGGCAGCGATAATGAAGCAGATAGTCCCGATGATCATGTACCTAGTCGAAGTGGTAATATTCAAAACAGAAACTACCTCTGTGAAAACTGTGACTTTACCTCCAACAGTGCTAAAGCATATCTGCGCCACCATGTTGATGTTCATAACTCGGGTATTGTTATATATGAATGTGACATTTGTGACTATGCTACCAAGTACAAGCAGAAATTACCAAGACATCGCAAACTTCATTTCAGTGGAAAAGATGGTCCGGATGAATCTGATTTGGAAAATAAATTCGCAGAAGGAGAGTTGAAAGGGACGGCAGAGAACAATGGAATGACTAGCATAAACATGGAGCTCATGAACGGAGAGGAAGATATGGATGATGGGATAGAGgctgatgaagatgatgaagaggAAATGGTTGCTTTGTCTGCTCATGACGGCCATAATTTAACAGCCGGTTCAACACCCATGGAGGCAAAGAAGAAGAGAATTCGACAAGAGGTTGATCCATTGAAATATTACGAAGTCATGGACGAAGTTGGTGTTAAATATGCGTGTTCAAAATGTGGAAATGTTTATAAATGGCGGAAATCGCTGAATAAACATTGGAAAGAGAAGCACTGTGGTGAAATTCCAGACCTCACTAAACCTCCAGCCACTCTGCAGAACTATACATTGTACTGTAGATACAAGACAAAGTTTGGAGGACCACCACCGGCCGCTCCCAATGTAGTTTATGGGGCAGCCACTGCCAGTCCAGCCAATCAGATGAAGGCTCACAGAGCAACGCCCACTTCCAATCACAGCGAATCCGGTAGGGTGAAAGACGAACCCCAAATCCATCAAACACCAACCTTGTCCAATGTTGTGATGCCAAGGCAGATTGGGCCATTTATTGCAGGCACCACTGTCAACAGCGGCCCCCTGTTCAGTCCGGTGAACCGTTCTAACCATACAAACCATATGACCCCAAGGTCTAGAGCAGCAGACTCACATCATGAGATGAGACATGTGGTCAATTCCATGCAAGTGCAGAGTGGGGGCAATCAGTCCCAAAAACAGTTTATGCCTCATGAAGTGTTTCAGCAGCAGAAACTGCTACCAAAACCGATGCAACAAAATCAGCAATCTGAGCCTCTGGATTTCTCTAAGAAATCTTCCGAGGCCAGTGGAAAGTCGGAACCATCGTGGCCAGATACAAACAGCGAGAGTGACAGCCTTACTGAGATGCCTATATCACTGATGGTATCACAGGCCAACAGTCAGATAGCAGCTGCCATGAAACATGGCCAAGAGATGAATGACAGCATTGAGGCATCAACATTGAGGTGTGGCAAGTGTAACTACATTGCAAAAACTCTGGCTGACTACAGCTCTCACATGGCTCTTCACTTAAACAAAAGAGCCTTCAAGTGTGCAGAATGTGGTTCTCATTTTACTGGAATTGATGAACTAAACAAACACTTCATGGATTATCATTCAGAGAAGATACAAGAGCACAAAGAAGCAATCCAGAAGATTCCCCATGGCCTTCAGCAAACATACCATCTGCTAAAAATGCCTCTGGACTCCATCTCAGGTCTGTCTTCTCAGGAACTAATGTCAAACGAACCAAAGCAGTTGAAATGCAGCATGTGCAGTTTTGTAGCCAAGTGGCCAGCAGAATTGCAGAAGCACGCTGTTTCGCACTCTGAAGAAAGACCCTTCGTATGCATGGTCTGTGGCTCAACGTACAAGTGGAAATGGGACCTTGTGAAGCATTTTGAGAAAAGTCATAGCACCCTTCCAAACCCATACAAGAGGCGTGAGGGCGGTGGTGTGATGGCCAGCAATTCACCTGCTACACCTCCCCCAGACATGATAGCAATGGGTAAATCGCAAGCCAACTTGATGGACATGAGTGCAATGTCATCTAACTACAATGACGAAGAAGTTTATTCTGCAGGCAATAAAAGGCGCCTATCAGAGTCTGAGAGCTGGGATGCTGAACATTACTTGAGGGAGTATTTAGAAAGGCAGGCTAGAGACAGAAAAGAAATGGGTCAACTAGAATTGCATTCGCATCTGCTCATGCAAGCCAGGGGCGCTTTCTCTGATCCTGTGAAGAGGGTCAAGGTTGAAAATCATGATATTGAAGACTATGATAACCAAACTCCTAAACGAATTGTTCATGAAGCACTCAAAGAAAGACTGAATTCTGGCAACATAAAACATGAAGAACTCACACCAAGCAAAGACAAATTATCCGACAAGAAAGACGCTAAAGGGGAGGTGGTGCTTCCATACAAGTGCACAGTTTGTGAGTATCGCGCAAGATGGCCCTCTGAGATATCTCAGCACATGAAGAATCATTCCACCGAGAAACCATACCACTGCCCACGCTGTAGCTACAAGAGCAAGTGGAAGTGGGATGTTGTGAAACATCTACGTCGCTGTGGTGGAGGCACCGTCCATGACGTCATTGACACGACCAAGATGAAGAAGATGGCTCCTCCAAACATCATGGTACTGCCAATGGGTCACTCCGGTCAGCAGAATGGTTCACAGACTCTGAATCAGCCTAAAGCCAGTCTCAGCCAGTCTGTGTTCCCAGGGGGCCAGCGCTATAGCTCCCTTAGCCCCGCTATGAACTTGCCAATGTCCACAGTCAGCAAAAGTCTTGCCAATAATTTTAATATCTTGTCCGGGAACAAAGATCACCAGGAGGCCATGGACGTGTCCAGTGACCCTGCCAAGCAGCCTGTGTTCCGAAGCCTTGTtaatcaaggttttcatcattgCCTTGAATGCCAGTTTATCGGGAATAGTCCGACAGAGCTGAAGCGCCATTCGTTGCTTCATTCAGAGAACAAACCATTTAATTGTAATGACTGTGGTTACAGCACACGTTGGAAGTGTGACCTGAAGAAACATATCAAGAACTATGGTCACCAGAACACTAGCATCACActggatgatgatgaagatggtgGCGATGAGGAGAACGAGAATGACAATAGCATGGAGCAATTCACAGAGTTGTCAGAAGATAGTGACGAGGACCAGTCCACATTGTACATGTGTCCACAATGTCCGTACAACTCCTACAAGAAGAAAGCATACGACCTTCACCTTAAGATACATGGTGGGTGGAGCAATGCTGTGGATGAAGTTTCCGAAACATCTTCCCCTCTGAAGGAATCAAAGTATAAGTGTTCCAAATGTGACTACCATGGAAACGACTTGTCCTCTTTCCTTCATCACAAGCGTTCCCATAATTTTGAGGAGGTATCCAATGGAAGATCTCAAGACTCACCGGTACCCAGTGAGGTATCCAGCAGGACTCTGCATTTAAAGCATCGCAGGAAACCGGTCAAACAGTTCAAATGTGACAGGTGCCCATATGTCTGCTTCAAGAAGTCAGCCCTCCATGTTCATGATGCCATGCATATTCCCAGAGGTACCGACACATTCCTGTGCATGTTTTGCGACTACAACGTCTTCAGCAAGACTCTACTGCTGCAACACATGAGGCTGCATCCGGATTACAACCCGGCCGAGTGTTCTGAAGCTGACAGCAAGATCACAAGTGTAGAGCTCGAGGAGATTGAAAGACTTGAAGAGGCTGAGATCAACAGTGATGACTCCAGAAGCCTAGAGGAGAACAACAATGATGGGGAGGCCTCAGACAGGGTGCTGGATTTCTCTTGTCCCAACAGTTCTCGAACAACAACGCCAGTAAATGGTCCAGTCGAACAAAGTGTCAAGCAGCAGGTGTCCCCTACTAACAACAATTCCCTTATCGGCAACATGAACAACAATGAGAAAACCAGTCCGAGTTCTGGAATGAACCTGCCTTGTGAATGGTGCTCAGCGACGTTTCCCAATGTGGTGGCCCTGTACCACCACAGCCGGAGTCTGCACCCCAACCAGCTGAAGGCCCAGGAGGCCGGTGACATCGCAGCCAGGCAGGCACCCAGCAAGGGAATGCAGCTGGAGCAGATTGTGAGAGAGAGGCAGAAAGAATACCAGGTGTACCATCATCAGGTGACCTCCCTATCGCCTAGCATCGTGCTTCCATTTCAACATGCTCCATCAACATCAAATGCACAGAGTCTTTTGAATAAGTTGGTTCCTTTGGCTCCAAAGCCATCAAGTTTCCAACAATCTCCTGGGCAACAAACATCGCCACAATCCCTGCAGCTGGACCAGTCAGAAAGAGCCAGAAAGAGTATCACACAGCAGAAGAAGTCTCGGTCTTTTCAGTGCACAAAGTGCACATTTACTGCTCCCAATGCGGTCACCTATTTGCGGCACATCGAACGGCATGGCAGTAACTGCAAGCACACCTGTTTGTTCTGTGACTACAGTATTGACAGGCTGAATCTTCTGTATCAGCACATGAAGGGCACACATGGCGCACAGTGGGCGGGAAGCCCGGAGGAAAAGATCAGTCATGTTGTCCTGGGAGAAGACAGCAACAATAACTTAATAGATGAAATGAATGATGAGCAAGCTGAGGACATGATTGGAGAAAGTCTGGACATGGATGTTGAAGGCAATGATGCAGAACGTGGCGTATTGTTTGCTTACCAGGAGAAGGGGATTGTGCCTAAATTGGTATTACTGGAAGAAAGCGTGTGGCGGGGAATTCCACTGAGTATTTGCAGCCTTGAAGGGAAGCGTCACTTCAAGTGTCCCAAGTGCATGTATATCAATGCAAACGCAGCGAACACTGCCAACCACTTTCAGCAACACGGCCAGAACCGACGATTCCGATGCCACCAGTGCGACTATAGCGTGGACAATCCAAAAACCATGCAACATCACCTGGAGAGCATTCATCCCAAGGAGCCAAATTACACTCTGGTGAAATCTGCGAAAAAGCCGGAAGCTGTCGCTGCCCCAGCACTTCATTCCTGCCCAAAGTGCCCCTACAAAACTACCGAGAAAGTGAAGCTAGCCATTCACATGGAGAGGCACTCGGGCACGGGCAGGTTTGATTGTCAGCTATGTGACTACAAGGTGGACCAGTATGGTCATCTTCGTCAACACGCCAGGCTTCACAAGAAGGCAATAACTTCTCTTGTCTCCGCTGACGAGGCCATGTTCACCACAGAACGGTCCTTTGAAGATCAAGAATTTGCCAAGCGTTGGAACGATAATAACCCAGTCGATCAATTGAACAGAAGTGATAGCAGAGTTTGCTTTAAATGCAGTCAGTGTCCTTTCTTCACGTTTAAGAAAGAGAAGATACTGAAACATCGATTGTGTCATATCAGCAAAGGTCCATACGCCTGTCAGGATTGCTCATTCAGTACTAATTTCACGAATGACCTCGAAGAACATGTGCAATATCATAGCACTCTGCAAGCACCCAGCGATCAGGCCCTTGAGTTTGTACTGGATCCATTCAGTGAACTGTATAAGGTACTTGAGAAGTTCCCTGATGATCTTAAAGCAGATAACTGCATGGAAAACCTTGAAGAAGATTATACAATGGACATTGATAATGACATGGAAGATGATGAAGAAGCTGCCTTGATGGAAGAGGAGCTGAGAGACACAGTTGGAGGGGCCCTGGATATGGACGTGCGGGATAGAAATGGTGAGGTTGGTTTTGATTCAGAGATTCAGTTCCGTAATTACAAGTGTCAGGACTGTCCATACAGCAGTAACAGCAATGCAGAATATTCCAAGCATCTTAAGCTACATGGTTGTGACAAGAAATTCAAATGTGACTTTTGCTCGTACAGTCTTGATCGAGTCAACCTTATTTCTCAACATCGTAAATTACACTTCCAGGAAAAGAGTTTTGAGTCGACCCCGTTGATTGCAAAGCTGCTGAACAAGAATCACGAAGAGTATGAAAGCTTGCTGGCCAAGATTGGAAACGAGATTGCACACCCCCCAGCAGAGACTGGATCCAAAGTTTGCGACGAGTTCTTGGAAATGTACCTGAGCCAGAATGTGGGTGATGACAAAGGCAGGTATTTGTGCAACAAATGTCCATACAGATGCCAGGCATTGAAAAGTTTCCGATGCCACATTCAGTGGCATGGGATCAATCGCAAATACAGGTGTGACTATTGTGACTGGAGTGCTGATAGACTGAACTTGTTGATTCAACATCGTCGGGTGCACTCGGGTGAGAAGGGTTTCATTGCCGCACCTGGTGAGATTGAATTCTTGAACCGTGACTTTGTACTAGATGGGGACAGTAATGATGTTACAGTGGGAATGGCATTAGTGGAGTATCAGGACATCCCACTCTCCCCATATGACCCCAAAACCTCTCCCAAAAAGAATGCCTTTGGTCAGAAAATCTACTACTGCAAAATGTGTCCATTCAAGTCTGAGAATACAAACACGTTCTCCTTCCACAAGAAACTGCACTGCATTCAGGCCAAGTACAGCTGCTCAGAATGCTCGTACAGCATTAACAACATTACCTCTTTGAAGGAACATATCAAGCTTCACAAGAAGGAACGAGAGCAAATCCTCGCATCGTTGACAGAAGGTGGCACAAAACACAAATGTCCTAAGTGTCCTTATAGTTCTACGAACAAAAACATGCTTGTGAATCATATGTCGATGCACGGGGCTGGACGTAAACATGAGTGCAAGGACTGTGACTTTGGTACGGACACTCAGGCGCTGTTGACACTACATATCAAAGTTCACAAAGATGGCTACTCTGAGAGCGATGTCATTGAGGAAATGGAGCTACTCGTGAAGCGAAGTCCAGACGTGATTGGGCCGCAGCTGTATATGTCAACAGCAAATTCTCTAGACCTCGATAGCGATTTTAGTGATGGTAGTGATTCAGACCATAAGTGTGAAAAGTGCCCATACAGCACGCCATCAAAGGATGAACTGGGTAGCCATAACCAGCATCATGAAATGAAAGACAAGCACACATGCATGTACTGCACATTCAGTTGCTTCGATGAAGACGAACTTGTGCAACACGTTCAGGTTCATTTCCCGAGCACATCTGTAGACAAGGAAATGCTGCGATCGCTCAAGAGGCAGTATCATAAGAGAAACCTCTCTAAAGCCCTGAATGATGGGAACTTCACCACAAGCAAGGATGGGGAACCGGATTCAACAACTGTCACTGATGCTGCTAAAAGTGAGGTTGAAGCTGTAGATAAGACTCTGAACGATCACGCAGACACTAAGCAGGTTGAGAAGACAAAAGTATATGTGTGCCAATACTGCGAACGGGAGTATGATGACAAGGCCAACATGATCCAGCATGAAAAGCAACACCTTGTGGGCTCAAAGTTTTGA